A stretch of Acropora muricata isolate sample 2 chromosome 7, ASM3666990v1, whole genome shotgun sequence DNA encodes these proteins:
- the LOC136922046 gene encoding uncharacterized protein, with protein sequence MKTFGWRAVSVALIIVFSDALVKALTTDNEATGRKLKTNAHSAYFIQNDFSYLNIKAIGTRLVVLSIQCALTCLQHLSCFSFNLATFPDDNGKLLCEHLPSDKYNNSKKFVSSKNYHHFSIWSPCFSAPCKNNGKCLPLFKQRKNYLCVCNRGFTGKHCERASESCKDIWDMGASKGDGKYWIDPANDGKHLKVFCDMTTDGGGWLLVSRLLSMHNSTHPSQLPWETSYRGLANNQMLLTQTAMKELRRLINFTQLRFHCKKQIPGRTIHIATVKNSSGEAVVQYFSGQTDVLPIACGSFYKLNTDNSKLANKCQRWGKDKGKYNVGKWGHVMDGTFGSDQNETRLFDSAIFVGNEQHWMVGYQNRSECDDDERGGKTVLTGDFWEIFVR encoded by the exons ATGAAAACCTTTGGCTGGAGAGCAGTTTCCGTTGCTCTAATAATTGTATTCTCAGATGCATTGGTTAAAG cGCTTACGACGGACAACGAGGCAACTGGCAGAAAGCTTAAGACCAACGCACATTCAGCATATTTCATTCAAAACGACTTCTCCTACCTAAATATCAAGGCAATTGGTACGAGACTTGTTGTGCTGAGCATTCAGTGTGCATTGACGTGTTTGCAACATCTGTCCTGCTTTTCATTTAACTTGGCTACTTTCCCGGATGACAACGGTAAACTGCTATGTGAACACCTTCCTTCGGACAAGTACAACAATTCAAAGAAGTTTGTTTCGAGCAAAAATTACCACCATTTCAGCATCTGG TCACCATGCTTCAGTGCGCCTTGTAAAAACAACGGAAAATGTCTGCCACTATTCAAACAGCGGAAGAATTATCTATGTGTCTGCAACAGGGGATTCACGGGAAAACACTGCGAACGCG CATCAGAGTCTTGCAAGGACATTTGGGACATGGGTGCATCCAAAGGAGACGGGAAGTACTGGATCGACCCCGCGAACGATGGAAAGCATCTAAAAGTCTTCTGTGACATGACTACTGACGGCG GAGGCTGGCTGCTCGTCTCCAGACTGCTTAGTATGCACAACTCCACTCATCCATCTCAGCTGCCATGGGAGACTTCGTATCGTGGACTAGCGAACAATCAGATGCTTCTCACACAAACTGCCATGAAAGAGCTAAGAAGACTTATCAATTTCACTCAATTGAGATTTCACTGCAAGAAACAGATCCCAGGCCGCACAATCCACATCGCCACAGTTAAGAACAGTTCGGGTGAAGCTGTCGTCCAGTACTTCAGCGGTCAGACAGATGTTTTGCCTATTGCTTGTGGTTCTTTTTACAAATTGAATACTGATAACTCGAAGTTAGCCAACAAGTGCCAGAGGTGGGGAAAAGATAAGGGGAAATACAACGTCGGTAAATGGGGGCACGTAATGGATGGGACATTTGGAAGTGATCAGAACGAAACCAGATTATTCGACAGCGCTATCTTTGTGGGTAATGAACAACATTGGATGGTTGGCTATCAGAACAGATCTGAATGCGATGATGATGAAAGAGGCGGAAAGACAGTGTTAACGGGGGATTTCTGGGAAATATTTGTTCGTTAA
- the LOC136922048 gene encoding uncharacterized protein isoform X2 has product MRSSNHSTFVRDCCMSLGSLLSKRYKLCLACCMALIIITVYSSYNFTRNLPATLHHVSKAPLAQHTRLKKEDNTSCLKDAFHDILLVIVFNYPFYDSIPHLNALYRPAFRHILFCGPPHNTSRPGILTVDIYRGVLGYECLGRAMREHPGYRGYFYINDDVILNYWNFPHFDGEKIWESSSSFGSTPVYEPANSNWYWWISPYGLNNCRRAYEDVANMNLGTKKLNVKYHLSTLARNSNGSLQCFSGRSDILYIPRKHTRAFSILSETFYERKVFLEIAIPTMIRFLERNENIGRLPGYYIPGDVRRGDPRVTDSRFFWFVYFPKKELWFIHPFKLHGNEIDSKFNLAMLKFILLEKVKSLTNCKPTIESLS; this is encoded by the exons ATG AGAAGCTCAAATCACAGCACGTTCGTCAGAGATTGTTGCATGTCATTGGGCAGTTTGCTGTCAAAGCGTTATAAACTTTGCCTGGCGTGTTGCATGGCCTTAATTATCATTACTGTTTATTCAA GTTACAACTTTACCAGAAATTTGCCCGCCACCCTTCACCATGTGAGTAAGGCTCCACTGGCACAACATACTCGACTAAAGAAAGAAGACAACACTTCTTGTTTGAAGGatgctttccatgacattttacTAGTGATTGTCTTCAATTATCCTTTCTATGATAGTATACCTCATTTAAACGCTCTTTACAGACCAGCTTTTCGTCATATCTTATTCTGCGGACCACCACATAACACGTCTCGACCAGGGATCCTCACAGTTGACATTTACAGAGGAGTCCTGGGATATGAGTGCCTTGGAAGAGCGATGCGGGAACATCCAGGATACAGGGGTTATTTTTACATCAATGATGACGTCATACTTAATTATTGGAATTTCCCGCACTTTGATGGGGAAAAGATTTGGGAATCCTCTTCTTCTTTTGGTTCTACTCCCGTTTACGAACCTGCAAACAGTAATTGGTATTGGTGGATATCTCCTTATGGTTTGAATAACTGCCGTAGAGCTTACGAAGATGTAGCCAACATGAACTTGGGAACGAAGAAACTTAACGTCAAATATCATTTAAGTACTCTTGCCCGAAATAGCAATGGCAGCCTTCAATGTTTCAGTGGTCGTTCTGATATTTTGTACATTCCTAGAAAACACACTAGAGCATTTTCGATTCTTTCAGAGACGTTTTACGAGCGAAAGGTTTTCTTAGAAATTGCTATTCCAACCATGATTCGTTTTCTGGAAAGAAACGAAAATATCGGTCGTCTCCCAGGATATTACATACCTGGCGATGTAAGGCGTGGCGACCCACGAGTTACTGATAGTAGGTTTTTCTGGTTTGTTTATTTTCCGAAAAAGGAGTTATGGTTTATTCACCCATTCAAGCTTCATGGAAATGAAATAGATAGCAAATTTAACTTAGCAATGTTAAAATTCATTCTTCTTGAAAAAGTCAAATCATTAACGAATTGCAAGCCAACGATTGAATCATTAAGTTGA
- the LOC136922045 gene encoding uncharacterized protein, whose amino-acid sequence MKTFGWRAVSVALIIVFLNALVKAFTPDNDESGRVLSPDARSAYFSQNDFSYLSINPIGTSLVVQSIQCALTCLQHLSCFSFNLAAFPDDNGKLLCEHLSSDKYNNSEKFVASNTYHHFSIWSPCFTAPCKNNRKCLPLYKQNSYLCVCNKEFTGKHCENWLASKSCKDLRDNSSNADGEYWIDPANDGKHMKVFCDMTTDGGGWLRVFRLNVMQNSTPPSQLPLETSYRGIEKNQTFVTQTAMKELRRLINFTQLRFHCKKRDRGRTFHIATVKNSSGEAVVQYFSGQTDVLPIACGSFYKMNTDDSELANKCHRWGKDEGKYNVGKWGHEVEGVLGRNQNETRLFNHAAFVRDKHHWMIGFLERFECDDHDTRGITVSSGDFWEIFVR is encoded by the exons ATGAAAACCTTTGGCTGGAGAGCAGTTTCCGTTGCTCTAATAATTGTATTCTTAAATGCATTGGTTAAAG cgtTTACGCCGGACAACGATGAAAGTGGAAGAGTGCTAAGCCCTGACGCACGTTCTGCATATTTCAGTCAAAACGACTTCTCTTACCTAAGTATCAACCCAATTGGTACAAGTCTTGTTGTGCAGAGCATTCAGTGCGCATTGACGTGTTTACAACATCTGTCCTGCTTTTCATTTAACTTGGCTGCTTTCCCGGATGACAATGGTAAACTGCTATGTGAACACCTTTCTTCCGATAAGTACAACAATTCAGAGAAGTTTGTTGCGAGCAATACTTATCACCATTTCAGCATATGG TCACCGTGCTTCACTGCGCCCtgtaaaaacaatagaaaatgtcTGCCACTATACAAACAGAACAGTTATCTATGTGTCTGCAACAAGGAATTCACGGGAAAACACTGTGAAAACTGGCTCG CATCAAAGTCTTGTAAGGACCTCCGGGACAATTCATCCAACGCAGACGGGGAGTACTGGATCGACCCTGCGAACGATGGCAAGCATATGAAAGTTTTCTGTGACATGACTACTGACGGAG GGGGCTGGCTGCGTGTCTTCAGACTGAATGTCATGCAGAACTCCACTCCTCCATCTCAGTTGCCATTGGAGACTTCCTATCGTGGAATAGAGAAGAATCAGACGTTTGTCACACAAACTGCCATGAAAGAGCTGAGAAGACTTATCAATTTCACTCAATTGAGATTTCACTGCAAGAAACGGGACCGCGGTCGCACATTCCACATCGCCACAGTTAAGAACAGTTCGGGTGAAGCTGTCGTCCAGTACTTCAGCGGTCAGACAGATGTTTTACCCATTGCTTGTGGTTCTTTTTACAAAATGAATACTGATGACTCGGAGTTAGCCAACAAGTGCCACAGGTGGGGAAAAGATGAAGGGAAATACAACGTCGGTAAATGGGGGCACGAAGTGGAGGGCGTATTAGGAAGAAATCAAAACGAAACCAGACTATTCAATCACGCTGCTTTTGTAAGAGACAAACACCATTGGATGATTGGCTTTCTGGAAAGATTTGAATGCGATGATCATGATACACGAGGTATTACAGTGTCGAGTGGCGATTTCTGGGAAATTTTTGTTCGTTAA
- the LOC136922044 gene encoding uncharacterized protein, whose protein sequence is MTTFCWRVVSVALIIAFSDALVKALTSDNEESGRELNPDARSAYFSQNDFSYLSINPIGTSLVVQSIQCALTCLQHLPCFSFNLAAFPDDNGKLLCEHLPSDKYNNSEKFVASNTYHHFSIWSPCFTAPCKNNRKCLPLYKQNSYLCVCNKEFTGKHCENWLASKSCKDLRDNSSNADGEYWIDPANDGKHMKVFCDMTTDGGGWLRVFRLNVMQNSTPPSQLPLETSYRGIEKNQTFVTQTAMKELRRLINFTQLRFHCKKRDRGRTFHIATVKNSSGEAVVQYFSGQTDVLPIACGSFYKMNTDDSELANKCHRWGKDEGKYNVGKWGHEVEGVLGRNQNETRLFNHAVFVRDKHHWMIGFLERFECDDHDTGGITVSSGDFWEIFVR, encoded by the exons ATGACAACCTTTTGTTGGAGAGTAGTTTCCGTTGCTCTAATAATTGCATTCTCGGATGCACTGGTTAAAG cgcTTACGTCGGACAACGAGGAAAGTGGAAGAGAGCTAAACCCTGACGCACGCTCTGCATATTTCAGTCAAAACGACTTCTCTTACCTAAGTATCAACCCAATTGGTACAAGTCTGGTTGTGCAGAGCATTCAGTGCGCATTGACGTGTTTACAACATCTGCCCTGCTTTTCATTTAACTTGGCTGCTTTCCCGGATGACAATGGTAAACTGCTATGTGAACACCTTCCTTCCGATAAGTACAACAATTCAGAGAAGTTTGTTGCGAGCAATACTTATCACCATTTCAGCATCTGG TCACCGTGCTTCACTGCGCCCtgtaaaaacaatagaaaatgtcTGCCACTATACAAACAGAACAGTTATCTATGTGTCTGCAACAAGGAATTCACGGGAAAACACTGTGAAAACTGGCTCG CATCAAAGTCTTGTAAGGACCTCCGGGACAATTCATCCAACGCAGACGGGGAGTACTGGATCGACCCTGCGAACGATGGCAAGCATATGAAAGTTTTCTGTGACATGACTACTGACGGAG GGGGCTGGCTGCGTGTCTTCAGACTGAATGTCATGCAGAACTCCACTCCTCCATCTCAGTTGCCATTGGAGACTTCCTATCGTGGAATAGAGAAGAATCAGACGTTTGTCACACAAACTGCCATGAAAGAGCTGAGAAGACTTATCAATTTCACTCAATTGAGATTTCACTGCAAGAAACGGGACCGCGGTCGCACATTCCACATCGCCACAGTTAAGAACAGTTCGGGTGAAGCTGTCGTCCAGTACTTCAGCGGTCAGACAGATGTTTTACCCATTGCTTGTGGTTCTTTTTACAAAATGAATACTGATGACTCGGAGTTAGCCAACAAGTGCCACAGGTGGGGAAAAGATGAAGGGAAATACAACGTCGGTAAATGGGGGCACGAAGTGGAGGGCGTATTAGGAAGAAATCAAAACGAAACCAGACTATTCAATCACGCTGTTTTTGTAAGAGACAAACACCATTGGATGATTGGCTTTCTGGAAAGATTTGAATGCGATGATCATGATACAGGAGGTATTACAGTGTCGAGTGGCGATTTCTGGGAAATTTTTGTTCGTTAA
- the LOC136922048 gene encoding uncharacterized protein isoform X1 — translation MTLKPQSDPRDLKRSSNHSTFVRDCCMSLGSLLSKRYKLCLACCMALIIITVYSSYNFTRNLPATLHHVSKAPLAQHTRLKKEDNTSCLKDAFHDILLVIVFNYPFYDSIPHLNALYRPAFRHILFCGPPHNTSRPGILTVDIYRGVLGYECLGRAMREHPGYRGYFYINDDVILNYWNFPHFDGEKIWESSSSFGSTPVYEPANSNWYWWISPYGLNNCRRAYEDVANMNLGTKKLNVKYHLSTLARNSNGSLQCFSGRSDILYIPRKHTRAFSILSETFYERKVFLEIAIPTMIRFLERNENIGRLPGYYIPGDVRRGDPRVTDSRFFWFVYFPKKELWFIHPFKLHGNEIDSKFNLAMLKFILLEKVKSLTNCKPTIESLS, via the exons ATGACGCTAAAACCACAAAGCGATCCACGAGATTTAAAG AGAAGCTCAAATCACAGCACGTTCGTCAGAGATTGTTGCATGTCATTGGGCAGTTTGCTGTCAAAGCGTTATAAACTTTGCCTGGCGTGTTGCATGGCCTTAATTATCATTACTGTTTATTCAA GTTACAACTTTACCAGAAATTTGCCCGCCACCCTTCACCATGTGAGTAAGGCTCCACTGGCACAACATACTCGACTAAAGAAAGAAGACAACACTTCTTGTTTGAAGGatgctttccatgacattttacTAGTGATTGTCTTCAATTATCCTTTCTATGATAGTATACCTCATTTAAACGCTCTTTACAGACCAGCTTTTCGTCATATCTTATTCTGCGGACCACCACATAACACGTCTCGACCAGGGATCCTCACAGTTGACATTTACAGAGGAGTCCTGGGATATGAGTGCCTTGGAAGAGCGATGCGGGAACATCCAGGATACAGGGGTTATTTTTACATCAATGATGACGTCATACTTAATTATTGGAATTTCCCGCACTTTGATGGGGAAAAGATTTGGGAATCCTCTTCTTCTTTTGGTTCTACTCCCGTTTACGAACCTGCAAACAGTAATTGGTATTGGTGGATATCTCCTTATGGTTTGAATAACTGCCGTAGAGCTTACGAAGATGTAGCCAACATGAACTTGGGAACGAAGAAACTTAACGTCAAATATCATTTAAGTACTCTTGCCCGAAATAGCAATGGCAGCCTTCAATGTTTCAGTGGTCGTTCTGATATTTTGTACATTCCTAGAAAACACACTAGAGCATTTTCGATTCTTTCAGAGACGTTTTACGAGCGAAAGGTTTTCTTAGAAATTGCTATTCCAACCATGATTCGTTTTCTGGAAAGAAACGAAAATATCGGTCGTCTCCCAGGATATTACATACCTGGCGATGTAAGGCGTGGCGACCCACGAGTTACTGATAGTAGGTTTTTCTGGTTTGTTTATTTTCCGAAAAAGGAGTTATGGTTTATTCACCCATTCAAGCTTCATGGAAATGAAATAGATAGCAAATTTAACTTAGCAATGTTAAAATTCATTCTTCTTGAAAAAGTCAAATCATTAACGAATTGCAAGCCAACGATTGAATCATTAAGTTGA